Genomic DNA from Leptospiraceae bacterium:
GAAACGGATTGTAGAGTATTTTCATCGTGAAGGAATTGAATGTACTTTAAAATATATAGATCCCAGCTATATAATTCGTAGTGTATCTGCCAACGAAGAAGATTCGGTCTTTTGTGGCTTTCTGGCTCAGAATGCTGTTCATGCCGGGATGGCCGGGAAGACCGGTATGGTTGTGGGAATCTGGAATAATGTGTTTACCAATATTCCCATTAATATGGCTGTAGGCCAAAGGAAAGTTTTGGTTCCGGAAAGAAGTTCTCTATGGAGAGCTGTCCTGGGTTCTACCGGTCAACCGAATTCCATGAAAGCTAAAACATATTTTCCCTGAACTATAACTCATCGATTATGCCTTTTTTCCCATCTGGAAAAGAGGCATAAAGAATGCAATCACAGGCTAAAAACTCCTCGCTTCCGTGTTGAGTTGCCAGGGACTTGCAATCATATATACCTGCGTTTTCTTTCTTACGATTATGCTCAGCCAGATTTTTTAAAATCTCTTCTTCGTAACCTGAAGAGGGTTTTCTTTTCTTTGTTTGGATATATTCCTGAACGGCGGAATGTAACATGGCTCTAAACATTCGAGATTTCCCCTGCAACAAAGCATTGTTCATGCAACTGGCTTTTATATTGGGTTTATTTTGTTTTTTTAATGTAACAAGAGCAACATAGCTTAATGTGGCTGAACTTTTATAATAAAAATACTCTTTTTCATCTTTTTTACAGAAGACTTCTTTGGAACGGATAGCGGGTGGAGGAAAATGCCAGCTCTTATGTAATTTCCAAATTTCTTCATTCGAAGGAGCCATAAGCGGTTCACAACTGGAACAGGATAAATAGATGAACGATACAAAAATAATAGTTAAAAGAATATAGTATTTCTTCATTTTTCCTTACTCTTTTTTTAATAAGATCATGGTGACATCATCAATAAAACCAAATTTAGAAAAATATTGAATAAGAATGTGATTCAAACTTTCAACATCCAGATTGGAGTTTTTTGTAAGAATTTCATTAATCTCATCTATTTTTATATCAATGTATTCTTTGGTCATTTCTAACTCTGCTTCTATTAAACCATCAGTTGCTAAAAGGATGATATCACCCTGCTCGACAATGCATTTTTTATCAATAAAATCATTCGATTGGGCAGAAAAACCAAAAAGAATATCACTTGTATGTATTTGTTCTACCTGATTCTCTTTCTTTTTATAGTGAAGAAATAAACCGACAGAACCGGAAAAACTGTATCCCTTTTTTTCTGTACCGGCCATCAAAAATACCGGGAATGTATAATCCATATTCGTAACTTTTTTTAAATTTTCGGAAAGGAATATATTTGATTTTTTTAATATACTGGACGGATTCGAATCGGGGTTCCCATTTATAAGGGTAATTATATTTGTAAGGATCAATAGCATAACCTGATTCGCCGGCATTCCATGACCGGTAACATCTCCTAACAGAATATAATTCTTTCCATTTTGTATGCTTATGTTGTAAAAATCTCCGGAAAAACTCTTGTCTATAGCTTCACTAAAAACCGATAAGGAGAATCCATCTATAGGTCCGGAGTTTTGAAGTGAGTATTGTATATTTTTTACCTGATCAACCAGATAAAGATTATGTTCCTGTATTACTTTTTGTTTTTGTTGTTTAAGCATTGCGTAATATATGGCAATTACCTTTCCCATATTATGAAGCAGTTTTAGTTTTTTAGAAATAAATAGTTTGGATATGTTTTCATTTTCCAGCAGAAAAATATGTGTAACTATTTCATCTTCGACAATAGGAATGCAAGCGTAAGATTTTTTATATACATAAGAATCTTGATGAATGTCGAACTCCATTTCATCAGATAAGATTTCTTTATTCTTTATGGTGAAATTAATTAAACTACGTGGTATGTTTGGATAAGTAGTGAAGATACTATTAGGACTTAAAGATAGGTCTTTATTAAAATCATTTACAACAATATAACTATTTGTAGCTCCGGATTTCTGCTGGAAGTATACAATTCTTTCTGCATGAGAAACTTGTTGCATGAGTTTTAAAAAGTTGAGACTTATTTCGTTTTCATTCTTGCCTGTTCTGAAAAGTTCATAGAGTTGCTTGAAGATTATGAAGTATTCATTGAAATCACTGTCCGAGTTTTCAGCATCCTGGTTGAAAGTGATGTTATCTATTGGAACATTAGAATTATCATAATAAGAAATTCCTAACTTAATGAATAAACTTTTTGTTCTATTTAGAAATAAATTGTAAATAAAGGGTTCTTCTTTAAATCCTTCTATAATGATTTCTGTTAGTAGTTCATTACAGATTGCATGATCCCAACGATAAAAATGATTTATTGCCTTGTTGATTGCCTGGTAATATAACATTTGAGCGTCCCAAAATTTATTTTGGATACAGAGCTCTTCGGCTTGCAATATCAATACTTTATGTTCCACTAAATCTTTATTTACATTTTTTATATCTTGTAAAATTTTTAACAACTCATCAAACTGTTTATTTAGTGGTAGTTTATTTTTTTTGGCTTGTTTACTTATGCAAAGAGCTTCATAAAAATAAAGTTCGTATAGAATATAATCATTGATAATTATATTTAGGTAGTTTGTTCTGATGAGTTGGAAATATCGTAAAGCACGTCTTATTCTGCCCTTGTGGAAAAATAAAAGACCGCGAGCAAATAGATAGGTAAAGATAGTATATTGGTTAAATTTGTAATTTACAAATTTTTTATTATCACCTTTCATGATTGCTGTGAAGGAAAGTAGGATTTTTAAAGAAATCAGAACTTCCTTGGTACCTTTGAAATCTAACTGTTGTATGAGTTCAGTAAGTTTTTTTTCATAAATAGTAAGATTTTCCACTATGAAAAAAGAATTCCATGCCAGATTGGCTGTACTTAGTGATGCTAATAAAACTTCATTATTGTTAACAGACTCTTTTATTGTTTGAGATATATAGTTATTTGTATCTATTAAGGAATTTGAATAAAACGAAGCATAGTTTGAATAGAAGAAAAGGGGTTTGTAAAGGTTTGTTATATTATGGCTCTGATAGTATTTGTAAGCTTCTGTTATTAATTGAATACCATTTGTTTTTTGTTCTTTCTTGTCTAAGAGTAAATAGCCGAGATATGCCAATGAAAAAAAAACATCATGGCTATGATCTTTTGAAAACTCAAGTATTATATTTGCATAATTTAGTATTATATTATTATCAAAATCCTTTTTTAGAGGAAAGAAGTTATCGAATACAAAAATACAATAGTCTCTATTTGTGCCTTCATTTAATTTTGCATTTAGTGATTTGATACCATTGTATTTAATTTGCTTTTTTTTATGGTATTGTAATGGAATGTATTTTTTATATAATTCAGAGATCGGAATGAGCGGTTGGAAATCACAGATGGAATTTAATAGTTCAACGGCTTTCTTTGTTTCCCCAATACAAAGATGACATTTTAGTAAGATAGAAATAAATTCTACATGGTATGATTTGGGAGGCTTTAACTTGAAGATTTCATTAATAATTTCAATGGTTTCCCTATAATGACCCAGATAGAATAATATTCTGGCAAAATCTTTATTCAGGTTATAGTTTTTTCTTTTGTTTTTATCAAAAGAATTTTTTGGAGATAATGAATAAGCAATGCGAAGGTAGGGAAGTGCTTTGGGGAAATCATTTAACTTGATGGATTGATTCGCTGCATTTATGTTCGCCTGTATAATTTTATTCAATTCTTTTATGTTATTCAATCTTGTGTTTTTACTATGATTATAATGATGGGCTATTTCATAATAATAAAATTTATTATTTTGTTTGCTTAACTTATTCAACTGGTTGGCAATTTCAAAATGTAACTGGGGCTTATCTTCGGAGTGGATATAATTATTATAAATATTATCTTTGAAATCTTTGTTAATAAACTGATAAGTATAATTTTCTAAGTATTGTTTGGCTCCGGGTTCTTTTTCGATGATTTCTTTTAGAGTATCAATATATTCGAAATTGTCATTCGTAGCTATGAATATATCTTCCCACATAAGGTCTTCGAATATAACACCACAATCTAAAATATCTTTTTGCGCAACTCGGCTTATAATTCCCAGGTTAATTTCTGAGTCCATGCAGGATGCAATTTTTAGTAAATTCTTGTGTTCGTTTGGAATATTGTTATATTTTTCTCTTAAAAGAAAGTTTATATCCTTTTCATTATTGAGAGAATCTATTTTGCTAAAGTCACAAATCCATTTTTGTCTATCAGCATTAGTAGTTTTTTTTGTTACTTTGGGTAGATGAATAATTTCTTTTTTTAAAAGAACTTTGATTAAATCTAGTACATATAAAGGAATTCCATTGGTTAGTTGAATAATTTTTTTAGATAGTAATGAAAGGCTATCCTGATCAATTTCAATAATTTTTGATATAAGTTCTCTTACATTACTTGTATTCAGTGGCTTTAGTTTTATCGTACGAAAATGTTTCCTGTCAATGAGGTTTTGAAGACGTAAAAAAGGATTATCACTTGCTTTTGTTACCTGATCCGGATTGAATGATAGGATAAATAGAATTTTACTATTTGATTTGAGCAGGATATTTTGGATTATTTCAGCAGTTTCTTTGTCACCCCAATGAATATTATCAAGTGTGCAAATAACAATATATTCGAGATTGCCCAGTAGTTCTAATATTTTGATATATCCTTCTATATAAATGCTTTTATTATCTCGTATTTTGCCCAGATAAGAGTTGTTTTTCTTTTTTGCTTTTGGAAAAAATAGTTGTGCTTCATAATAAGAATAATCTAAATGATTAATATGGAATAGGTTTTTAATGTTTTCTACCAATTCATTGTATTTGCTTTTAGATATATGTTGAAGGGTAGAAAATAAGGAATGCAGTAATTTTGATATACCTATAAATGGTTTGTATTCAAACCTATCTTCATAGCAATACATACTAAATAATTCATTTTTTATATAACTTGATGATTTTCGTAATTCTTCTATAAAAGAAGACTTGCCATAACTGGGTGAACCATTTACATATAGTAAAAAAGGAATATTCTGTTTGCCTACGGTACGAACTGCCTTGGTGTATGTGACTGATACCGTTCCGAAATTATAATATTTTTCAGTAAGAATGCTTAGATCGGGAGAAAAATTAGGAATTTCTATATTAACGGAAGTTCTACTTTTTTTGTGAAAGGCAGTATGTAAGTCTTTTTCTATTTCTACAAAATTAGGATATCTATCTTCTTTATCTTTGGTAAGCAGTTTATTTAAAATATTTGCATATTTATTCTCAATACCCAAATTTGTGAAGAAATATGGATTAATCTCACAGGATAAAATATAGGTAACAATATCAAATCTATCCTTGATCGGAGTAGAAAAAATGGTATGGCCGCATAAAAGTTTTAAAATACACATTCCGAACGAATAGTAATCGCTTCGAAAGTCAATAGTAATATTAGTTTTTCCTGTTTGTTCTGGAGGGAAGTATTGAATATATTCGGGATATATTTTTTCAATATTATCTGCCGGTTTCTTCTTATTGACTTTAGCAGAAAGTTGAAAATTGAAAATTCTTATACTTGCATCAGAAGGCTGAATCAAGATATTATAGGGGTTTATAAGCTTATGAATAATTTCCGCTTTGTTAAAAAACTTTAGAGCATTCAGGATCTGTTGGATGATGTGAAAAGCATCATTTGCTTGCAATCCTTTTGCCGGAATATAGTGATTTAGTAATAAACCACCCGGATCCTCCATTATAAGATAGGTAGAATTGTTATCAATAATAAGTTCAATGGGTTTAACTATATATTCGCAATTAGAAAGTTCTTGAAGGTATTGATATTCCTTCTGAAGTTGCAATAAAAGGTTATATTGTTGGGTACTATTATCTAAAATTTTAACCAGATAACTAACTTTTAATTTATTGTTATAAATACGATAGTATTCCGGATAAGAATGATTTTGTAGAGATATCTTTGAATGAAGTAACTCCTTTACTATCTGTAGATGTTCTGAATTCATGCAGAGTTTTTATTCTTGTATTAGGAGTATTGTGTCAAAATGAAATTTTTCTAAAAAACGAATCAGGGGAAGAGGAGCACCGGAAACGATAAGTGTCCTATCATGTTCTCTTAAATCTCTGGCAAAGTCTAAAATTATATTGATGTATTCAAGGTCGATATAATTAAGATTCTTAAGATGAAGCCGTATATTTAGTTTAAGTGCTAAAATAAGCATAGAGAATAATGCTTTGGTTTCCTTTTTAATTAGAAGATCTATATCTTCATAAACACAGTAGACATCAATAAAATATGTCTTGTAATCAAGATAATAAAAGTTGAACTTGTCTTTTTGTAACATGAATGAATTACCTATTCAGACTCTAATTTTTCGATCAAAATTTATACAAACAATTCGAAGTTTCTTTTTATCCAGAAACTTTGTAGAACTCGATACCCCCATTCTCAACCCTGTGCCGGGAATGGAACCTTACCTGGATCCTTTTGAGGTGTATTCACCTGATAAAAGGGAGAAGGGATATTTGTTTACTTCACCGGAATATTCCCTGAAACAGTCCCTTTCCATGGGGCTTGAAAGAATTTTTGAATTTTCCCATTCCTTTCGCTCTGGTGAAAGGGGTTTAGTTCATACCTCGGAGTTCATTATGTTAGAATTCTATATTAAGGGGATAAATGAGCAAGAACTAATTTTATTTTGTGAAGAACTGCTTGGTTTTTTAGATGAAACCTTGAACTTGAACAAGTTGGAAAGGCATAACATAACAAAAAAAACAATGGAACAATTATTTACAGAAATCCTGGATATCGGGCTTTCGAGGGAAGAATTGCTTCGTTTTATACGGAATGAAAAAGTCCTTTTGCAAAATCCGGAAGAGGCTATGTATGAGGATCTGTTTTTTATTATTTTTTTAAATTATATTGAACCGAAATTGCCTGAAGGTCCGTTGTTTGTTTATGATTACCCGCCTGAACTTTCAGCACTCGCCCGAATCGAAGAGGGAAAGGCGAAGCGATTTGAAATCTACTGGAAGGGTATTGAACTGGGGAATGGATTTTATGAACTTACCGACTATGAGGAACAAAAAAGGCGTTTTGAGAATGAGCGTAAACTAAGGCAGAGTCTGGGAAAGGAAGCTTTTCCTGATAATGTGGATTTCATGAAAAGTTTAAAAAGGGGCTTACCGGAATGTTCGGGGATTGCCATCGGTCTGGATAGGTTATTAATGCTTTTTTTGGGACTTGACAGCTTGCAATTTGTAAGTCCTTACTATCAAAGCGGGAGGAATGAATGAAAAAACTTTTTTATATTCTAAGTTTACTATTCCTGTTTGCCTGTTCGGGTTCTCAGACGAAGCCTTCTATGTATCTAACTCAGGGGCCGAGAACTACCATGGAAAGGATTGTTGATACATTTGAAATGAGGCTGGTGGATAAAGCGGGTATATCTGCTATTGTTCTTACTTTTACCGATATAAGCGGTAAAGTTCATCCGGATGGGGATCTTTTGGCAGAAAAGTTATCTACCGAATTGGCCAAAAGAGAAAAAATTACAATTCTGGATAGGCTTGTTTTTCAAAAAAAGTTAGAAGAAAATAGTCTGGATTTGAAAGGAGGGGCCGACCTGAATAAAATAAAGAAGATTGGTAAAGTTCTGGAAGTGGATTACGTGGTAATCGGACTTATGTCTTCTTATGCAGGAGGATATGATATAAATTGCAGATTAGTAGATACGAAAACCGGTCATACTTTAAGCGCAGAAGAGTCTTTCTATCAATTAGATACAACTTCACCGCAGGGTTTTTAGTAATCTCTTCTTGAAAAAAAATAGAAAATGGAAACGAAAAATAGGAATATAGAAAATAGGATACCGCTTAGTAAAAAGAATTGGAGAAAATTATAATCTGAAACTCTCGCCTGATTACCTGCAATTCGTGAAATGATTTTACTTTCAAAATAGAGGAAAACTTCTTTTTTATAAGTGATGATGGTATCTCCAACTCTGAGCCTGCGACTTGTCTTCTCGTCTACAGCTTCAGTAATTTCATGCATCCTTCCTTTTGAATCCGGGGTCAGGTAGGTATAGATATGAACGGTTTGCTGTGATTTATTAACATTGTGATAGCTGGTCAGGGTAGAAAATGTTTTTTTCCCTTTGGTTTCTAAATCAGTATATTCTTCTTTTAGTGCCCTGTTTTTTAAAAAGACCAGGGTAAACAGGAATACAAAAATAAAACCGGCAGAGAATGAATAGGTAAATAGAAGCCTATATAAGGGTGTCCTAAGAGTTTCCTGCATTTTTTCTATGTTTATAAAGAAAATATAGAAGATAGCCGTTTGTATTTTTTATCAGCCTCAGGACTTCGTCTTCTTTACATAACTTTGTAGTAATATGCTCATTTTCCTCTTCAGCCCCGGTTTTGCGGTTATGAAAAGACTGTAATTCTTTGGTTGTCATCTCCAGATCACAGGCAAAGAAAAAACCTTTTTCATCCAGTAGGCCCGGAGAAGTATGCAGGCCTTTTTCACATAGAAGGATCAAATCTTTCTTTTGAATTTTGAGCCCTGTTTCTTCTTCCATT
This window encodes:
- a CDS encoding protein kinase, which encodes MNSEHLQIVKELLHSKISLQNHSYPEYYRIYNNKLKVSYLVKILDNSTQQYNLLLQLQKEYQYLQELSNCEYIVKPIELIIDNNSTYLIMEDPGGLLLNHYIPAKGLQANDAFHIIQQILNALKFFNKAEIIHKLINPYNILIQPSDASIRIFNFQLSAKVNKKKPADNIEKIYPEYIQYFPPEQTGKTNITIDFRSDYYSFGMCILKLLCGHTIFSTPIKDRFDIVTYILSCEINPYFFTNLGIENKYANILNKLLTKDKEDRYPNFVEIEKDLHTAFHKKSRTSVNIEIPNFSPDLSILTEKYYNFGTVSVTYTKAVRTVGKQNIPFLLYVNGSPSYGKSSFIEELRKSSSYIKNELFSMYCYEDRFEYKPFIGISKLLHSLFSTLQHISKSKYNELVENIKNLFHINHLDYSYYEAQLFFPKAKKKNNSYLGKIRDNKSIYIEGYIKILELLGNLEYIVICTLDNIHWGDKETAEIIQNILLKSNSKILFILSFNPDQVTKASDNPFLRLQNLIDRKHFRTIKLKPLNTSNVRELISKIIEIDQDSLSLLSKKIIQLTNGIPLYVLDLIKVLLKKEIIHLPKVTKKTTNADRQKWICDFSKIDSLNNEKDINFLLREKYNNIPNEHKNLLKIASCMDSEINLGIISRVAQKDILDCGVIFEDLMWEDIFIATNDNFEYIDTLKEIIEKEPGAKQYLENYTYQFINKDFKDNIYNNYIHSEDKPQLHFEIANQLNKLSKQNNKFYYYEIAHHYNHSKNTRLNNIKELNKIIQANINAANQSIKLNDFPKALPYLRIAYSLSPKNSFDKNKRKNYNLNKDFARILFYLGHYRETIEIINEIFKLKPPKSYHVEFISILLKCHLCIGETKKAVELLNSICDFQPLIPISELYKKYIPLQYHKKKQIKYNGIKSLNAKLNEGTNRDYCIFVFDNFFPLKKDFDNNIILNYANIILEFSKDHSHDVFFSLAYLGYLLLDKKEQKTNGIQLITEAYKYYQSHNITNLYKPLFFYSNYASFYSNSLIDTNNYISQTIKESVNNNEVLLASLSTANLAWNSFFIVENLTIYEKKLTELIQQLDFKGTKEVLISLKILLSFTAIMKGDNKKFVNYKFNQYTIFTYLFARGLLFFHKGRIRRALRYFQLIRTNYLNIIINDYILYELYFYEALCISKQAKKNKLPLNKQFDELLKILQDIKNVNKDLVEHKVLILQAEELCIQNKFWDAQMLYYQAINKAINHFYRWDHAICNELLTEIIIEGFKEEPFIYNLFLNRTKSLFIKLGISYYDNSNVPIDNITFNQDAENSDSDFNEYFIIFKQLYELFRTGKNENEISLNFLKLMQQVSHAERIVYFQQKSGATNSYIVVNDFNKDLSLSPNSIFTTYPNIPRSLINFTIKNKEILSDEMEFDIHQDSYVYKKSYACIPIVEDEIVTHIFLLENENISKLFISKKLKLLHNMGKVIAIYYAMLKQQKQKVIQEHNLYLVDQVKNIQYSLQNSGPIDGFSLSVFSEAIDKSFSGDFYNISIQNGKNYILLGDVTGHGMPANQVMLLILTNIITLINGNPDSNPSSILKKSNIFLSENLKKVTNMDYTFPVFLMAGTEKKGYSFSGSVGLFLHYKKKENQVEQIHTSDILFGFSAQSNDFIDKKCIVEQGDIILLATDGLIEAELEMTKEYIDIKIDEINEILTKNSNLDVESLNHILIQYFSKFGFIDDVTMILLKKE
- the genX gene encoding EF-P lysine aminoacylase GenX, with the translated sequence MNELPIQTLIFRSKFIQTIRSFFLSRNFVELDTPILNPVPGMEPYLDPFEVYSPDKREKGYLFTSPEYSLKQSLSMGLERIFEFSHSFRSGERGLVHTSEFIMLEFYIKGINEQELILFCEELLGFLDETLNLNKLERHNITKKTMEQLFTEILDIGLSREELLRFIRNEKVLLQNPEEAMYEDLFFIIFLNYIEPKLPEGPLFVYDYPPELSALARIEEGKAKRFEIYWKGIELGNGFYELTDYEEQKRRFENERKLRQSLGKEAFPDNVDFMKSLKRGLPECSGIAIGLDRLLMLFLGLDSLQFVSPYYQSGRNE